The following proteins come from a genomic window of Aquimarina sp. MAR_2010_214:
- the rlmN gene encoding 23S rRNA (adenine(2503)-C(2))-methyltransferase RlmN — protein MNVKKKDIRTLTKDQLRLFFEENGDKSFRGNQVYEWLWSKGAHSFNDMTNISKATRKILEENFVINHIRVDQMQRSTDGTIKNAVKLHDGLIVESVLIPTPTRTTACVSSQVGCSLDCKFCATARLKRMRNLNPDEIYDQVMAIDKESRLYHDRPLSNIVFMGMGEPLMNYTNVLKAIDKITSPEGLAMSPKRITLSTSGVPKMIKKMADDEVKFKLAVSLHSAIDEVRTSIMPFNETFPLIDLKEALEYWYEKTKSRITYEYVVWKGINDRKEDIDALIRFCSYVPCKVNLIEYNPIDDGAFQQASNKTIDNYINALESHGIVINVRRSRGKDIDAACGQLANKS, from the coding sequence ATGAATGTGAAGAAAAAAGACATAAGAACCTTAACCAAAGATCAGTTACGGCTTTTTTTTGAAGAAAATGGAGATAAATCTTTTAGAGGAAATCAGGTTTATGAATGGCTATGGAGTAAAGGGGCTCATAGTTTTAATGATATGACCAATATTTCTAAAGCTACTCGAAAAATACTTGAGGAAAACTTTGTGATCAATCATATTCGGGTTGACCAAATGCAACGAAGTACAGATGGTACGATTAAAAATGCAGTAAAATTACATGATGGATTAATAGTAGAATCAGTGCTAATTCCTACCCCAACCAGAACTACAGCTTGTGTGTCGTCTCAAGTTGGATGTAGCTTGGATTGTAAATTTTGTGCAACAGCTCGACTAAAAAGAATGAGAAACCTAAATCCTGATGAAATTTATGATCAGGTAATGGCGATTGATAAAGAAAGTCGATTATATCATGATCGTCCCTTGTCAAATATTGTGTTTATGGGTATGGGAGAGCCTTTAATGAACTATACTAATGTATTAAAAGCTATTGATAAAATTACTTCTCCAGAAGGATTAGCAATGTCCCCAAAAAGAATCACATTATCTACTTCTGGTGTGCCAAAAATGATTAAAAAAATGGCAGATGATGAAGTGAAATTTAAATTAGCAGTCTCATTGCATTCTGCAATAGATGAAGTAAGGACATCAATAATGCCTTTTAATGAAACATTTCCACTTATAGATCTTAAAGAAGCATTAGAATATTGGTATGAAAAAACAAAGAGTAGAATCACTTATGAGTATGTTGTTTGGAAAGGGATAAATGATAGAAAAGAAGATATAGATGCTTTGATACGATTCTGTTCTTATGTTCCATGTAAAGTAAACCTGATAGAATATAATCCAATTGATGATGGAGCATTTCAACAGGCATCAAACAAAACAATAGATAATTATATTAATGCACTAGAATCTCATGGTATTGTTATAAATGTTCGCCGCAGTCGTGGAAAAGATATAGACGCAGCTTGTGGTCAGTTAGCTAACAAATCCTAG
- a CDS encoding polyprenyl synthetase family protein → MKVVEQIKLPIIDEMELFEQKFSESMTSKVALLNRITHYIVNRKGKQMRPMFVFLVSKMVSGGDVNERTYRGASVIELIHTATLVHDDVVDDSNQRRGFFSINALWKNKIAVLVGDYLLSKGLLLSIDSGDFDLLKIISVAVREMSEGELLQIEKARNLDITEEIYYEIIRQKTATLIAACCSLGACSVAPDSDDVEKMRKFGELIGMAFQIKDDLFDYGDTAIGKPTGIDIKEQKMTLPLIYTLNHCTKEKKKWLINSVKNHNKDKKRVKEVIDFVKISGGLEYAIKIMHQFKNEALSILSEYPDSDYKSSLELMVDYVIDRKK, encoded by the coding sequence TTGAAAGTTGTAGAACAAATAAAATTACCAATCATTGATGAAATGGAGCTTTTTGAACAAAAGTTTTCAGAATCAATGACATCTAAGGTAGCCTTACTCAATAGAATTACACATTATATTGTAAATAGAAAAGGTAAGCAAATGCGACCTATGTTTGTTTTTCTGGTTTCTAAAATGGTATCTGGAGGAGACGTAAACGAACGAACATATCGTGGAGCTTCGGTAATCGAATTGATCCATACCGCAACCTTGGTTCATGACGATGTTGTTGATGATTCTAATCAAAGACGAGGCTTTTTCTCTATTAATGCCTTATGGAAAAACAAAATAGCAGTTTTAGTAGGAGATTACCTATTGTCAAAAGGATTGTTACTCTCTATTGATTCTGGAGATTTTGATCTTTTAAAAATTATTTCGGTAGCAGTCAGAGAAATGAGTGAAGGAGAACTGTTACAAATCGAAAAAGCTAGAAATCTTGATATCACAGAAGAGATATATTATGAAATTATCCGCCAGAAGACAGCAACTCTAATAGCAGCATGTTGTAGCTTGGGAGCATGTTCTGTAGCCCCTGATTCTGATGATGTTGAAAAAATGAGAAAATTTGGAGAACTCATCGGAATGGCTTTTCAGATTAAAGATGATTTATTTGATTATGGTGATACAGCTATAGGAAAACCTACCGGGATTGATATTAAAGAACAAAAAATGACACTCCCTCTTATCTACACACTAAATCACTGCACTAAAGAAAAAAAGAAGTGGCTTATTAACTCGGTAAAAAATCATAATAAAGATAAAAAAAGAGTTAAAGAAGTTATAGACTTTGTAAAAATAAGTGGAGGATTAGAGTACGCTATTAAAATAATGCATCAATTTAAAAATGAAGCACTTTCCATCTTATCAGAATATCCAGATTCAGACTATAAATCTTCTCTAGAACTTATGGTTGATTATGTTATCGACCGAAAAAAATGA
- a CDS encoding RNA polymerase sigma factor, translated as MKVIQFYKSETQLIKRAAKQYRDAQHQLYNQYAPKMLSVCRRYIKDIHFAEEVMLGGFLKVFMNLNKFKFEGSFEGWVRRIMVNESISFLRKEKQVLFTEEITSYTEESWNNINTELEVEQIQELIDSLPEGYRMVFVLYAIEGYKHNEIAKMLEISENTSKSQLFKARRTLQQKLNQQNKISNGAIEI; from the coding sequence TTGAAAGTTATTCAATTTTATAAAAGCGAAACCCAGCTCATTAAAAGGGCGGCAAAGCAATATCGCGATGCACAGCATCAGTTATATAATCAATATGCACCCAAAATGCTTAGTGTGTGCAGACGATATATTAAGGATATTCATTTTGCCGAAGAAGTAATGCTTGGAGGGTTTTTAAAAGTTTTTATGAATCTGAATAAATTTAAATTCGAAGGAAGTTTTGAAGGATGGGTACGAAGAATTATGGTTAATGAATCTATCTCTTTTTTAAGAAAAGAAAAACAGGTTCTTTTTACAGAAGAAATAACAAGCTATACTGAAGAATCCTGGAACAATATTAATACAGAATTGGAAGTAGAACAAATTCAGGAACTGATAGATAGTTTGCCAGAAGGGTATAGGATGGTATTTGTGTTATACGCTATAGAAGGATACAAACATAATGAGATAGCAAAGATGTTAGAGATTTCTGAAAATACTTCAAAGTCTCAACTGTTTAAAGCAAGGAGAACGTTACAGCAAAAGTTAAACCAACAAAATAAGATAAGTAATGGCGCCATTGAAATTTGA
- a CDS encoding T9SS type A sorting domain-containing protein: MKGPSPNVRKSHVVAFKIEPDIPDTEAPTVPANLTASNTTDVSTSLSWDASTDNVGVTAYDVYQGATVVATVATTTADITGLTASTSYDFSVKAKDAAGNESAASATLTVTTVAPDTQAPTVPANLTASNTSAGQTTLNWDASTDNVGVAGYDVLQDGAVVATVATTTTVVTGLSPETTYEFKVSAKDAAGNESAASTPISVTTLAATGCLNGVAVPYSESFETNLGAWTQDSGDDLDWARDSGGTPSNNTGPSSADDGSTYIYVEASGNNTGYPNKRAILNSPCIDLSGSTAAVFSFSYHMYGATNFGSLDVEASNDDGVTWTSIWNKSGNQGNSWQSATIDLAAYLGVGLRLRFNRVTGNTWQADAAIDKISLTSDATGNCATGDLSLSITFDNYPEETSWTLTDAGGTTVASKSYSTANPDGSTVTETISAPASGSYTFTMSDAFGDGICCSYGNGSYTLSSSAGTIASGGEFTSSDATEFCVQGTSLRLDTYELTDVDSNDKRFMLYPNPTKGILNISVGKTPIQKLEIFSMFGQKVRSIDDQGIKQIDVSNLTAGTYFARITAKETIITRSFIVTK; the protein is encoded by the coding sequence ATGAAAGGACCATCTCCTAATGTAAGAAAGAGTCATGTTGTTGCTTTTAAAATTGAACCAGATATTCCGGATACAGAAGCTCCTACAGTTCCTGCTAATCTAACTGCATCTAATACTACTGATGTTTCTACTTCACTGAGTTGGGATGCATCTACTGATAATGTGGGAGTTACTGCATATGATGTATATCAAGGTGCTACAGTAGTAGCAACTGTAGCTACAACTACAGCGGATATTACAGGGTTAACAGCAAGTACATCTTATGATTTCTCTGTAAAGGCAAAAGATGCTGCAGGAAATGAATCTGCTGCAAGTGCAACACTTACTGTTACTACAGTTGCGCCAGATACTCAGGCACCAACTGTACCTGCAAATTTAACAGCATCTAATACTTCAGCAGGTCAGACGACCTTAAACTGGGATGCATCTACTGATAATGTGGGTGTTGCAGGATATGATGTATTACAAGATGGAGCGGTAGTTGCAACAGTAGCTACTACAACTACTGTAGTAACAGGACTTTCTCCTGAGACTACATATGAGTTTAAGGTATCAGCTAAAGATGCTGCAGGAAACGAATCAGCTGCCAGTACACCAATAAGTGTAACTACCCTAGCTGCAACAGGATGTTTAAATGGAGTTGCTGTTCCATATAGTGAAAGTTTTGAAACTAATTTAGGTGCTTGGACTCAGGATTCAGGAGATGATTTGGATTGGGCAAGAGATTCTGGTGGTACACCTTCTAATAATACAGGACCTTCAAGTGCAGATGATGGATCAACTTATATTTACGTAGAAGCATCTGGAAATAATACAGGATACCCAAACAAAAGAGCTATTCTTAATTCTCCTTGTATTGACCTTAGCGGTTCTACAGCAGCGGTATTTTCATTTAGTTATCATATGTATGGTGCTACCAATTTTGGATCACTAGATGTTGAAGCAAGTAATGATGATGGAGTTACCTGGACAAGCATTTGGAATAAAAGCGGAAATCAAGGGAACTCATGGCAGTCGGCTACAATAGATTTGGCAGCTTATCTTGGGGTTGGACTACGATTACGATTTAATCGTGTAACTGGGAATACTTGGCAAGCTGATGCAGCAATAGATAAAATATCACTTACTAGTGATGCTACCGGAAATTGCGCTACGGGTGATTTATCCCTAAGTATAACATTTGATAACTATCCAGAGGAGACTTCTTGGACATTAACAGATGCAGGAGGTACAACAGTAGCTTCAAAAAGTTACTCTACAGCAAATCCAGATGGATCTACTGTTACAGAAACTATTAGTGCACCAGCTTCAGGAAGCTATACCTTTACAATGTCTGATGCTTTTGGAGACGGGATTTGCTGTTCATATGGTAATGGTTCTTATACCTTGTCAAGCAGTGCAGGTACTATTGCATCAGGAGGAGAGTTTACAAGTTCTGATGCTACAGAGTTCTGTGTTCAGGGAACAAGTTTAAGATTAGACACTTATGAATTAACAGATGTTGATTCGAATGATAAACGATTTATGTTATATCCAAACCCAACTAAAGGTATTTTAAATATATCAGTTGGTAAGACACCAATCCAAAAACTAGAGATTTTCTCTATGTTTGGCCAAAAGGTTCGTAGCATTGATGATCAGGGAATTAAGCAAATCGATGTAAGTAACCTTACTGCAGGAACTTATTTTGCGAGAATTACTGCTAAAGAAACTATTATTACAAGAAGTTTTATTGTAACAAAATAA
- the dnaG gene encoding DNA primase codes for MIHKSTIDAVFETARLEEVIGDFVQLKKAGSNFKGLSPFSDERTPSFMVSPVKQIWKDFSSGKGGNVVAFLMEHEHFTYPEAIKYLAKKYNIEFEETEQTDEQKQQADERESMYLVSEFANTFFQNSLLKTEQGKAIGLTYFRERGFTEETIKKFGLGYSPDVWDAFTAAAIKKGYQLNYLEKTGLTIVKEEKQFDRFKGRVMFPIQSMSGRVLGFGGRILTNEKKAAKYLNSPESDIYHKSKVLYGIYHAKQTIAKEDNCYLVEGYTDVIQFNQTGVTNVVSSSGTALTSDQIRLISRLTKNITVLFDSDAAGMRASIRGIDLILEQGMNVKVCSFPDGEDPDSFAKQNTLEELTEYLEENVQDFISFKASLLQQESKNDPIKRAELIRDMVTSISKIPDVIKREIYVKECSRIMDVSEDVLFDTLAQIRNVDVKEDRKQQKQHQKSLEVVKTEAVKSPKVDEQYELERKIIEILLLYGNREEEFEDLVLKENDEGDLVLEPEVHTTKVFEKIYLDLQDDEVEFTNNSFKDIYAVLIEQLHQNEEFKIESFINHIAPEIASEITAILMNEERYTLHRWVDMEIHVKQKDFTIAQYVSDIILNLRRFLISQKVEELSQEVKAPNTDADNNQETIQDIMDYLSLKRILSEKLNRVV; via the coding sequence ATGATCCATAAGTCTACTATAGATGCTGTATTCGAAACTGCTCGGTTAGAAGAAGTAATAGGTGACTTTGTACAATTGAAAAAAGCAGGGAGTAATTTTAAAGGATTAAGCCCATTTAGTGATGAAAGAACCCCTTCTTTTATGGTGTCACCTGTAAAGCAGATTTGGAAGGATTTTTCTAGTGGAAAAGGAGGTAATGTGGTCGCTTTTTTGATGGAACATGAGCATTTTACATATCCAGAAGCCATAAAATATTTGGCCAAAAAATATAATATAGAATTTGAAGAAACCGAGCAAACAGATGAACAAAAACAGCAGGCAGATGAAAGAGAAAGTATGTACTTGGTTAGTGAGTTTGCTAATACTTTTTTTCAGAATTCTTTACTTAAAACAGAGCAAGGTAAAGCCATTGGTTTAACCTATTTTAGAGAACGTGGATTTACCGAAGAAACTATAAAAAAGTTTGGATTGGGGTATTCTCCTGATGTTTGGGATGCATTTACTGCAGCGGCTATTAAAAAAGGATATCAATTAAACTATCTGGAGAAAACTGGTCTTACCATAGTAAAAGAAGAAAAACAATTTGATCGCTTCAAAGGAAGAGTGATGTTTCCTATTCAATCAATGTCTGGTCGAGTTTTGGGCTTTGGAGGGAGAATTTTAACCAATGAGAAAAAAGCAGCAAAATATCTTAACTCCCCAGAGAGTGATATTTACCATAAAAGTAAGGTGCTTTATGGAATTTATCATGCAAAACAAACTATTGCCAAAGAAGATAACTGTTATCTTGTAGAAGGGTACACAGATGTTATTCAATTTAATCAAACAGGAGTGACTAATGTGGTTTCTTCATCAGGTACAGCATTAACATCAGATCAAATTCGCTTAATTAGCAGGCTAACCAAGAATATCACAGTACTGTTTGATAGTGATGCTGCTGGAATGAGAGCATCTATACGGGGGATTGATTTGATTCTTGAGCAAGGAATGAATGTTAAAGTCTGTAGTTTTCCTGATGGGGAAGATCCAGATAGTTTTGCCAAGCAAAATACACTAGAAGAACTAACCGAATATCTCGAAGAGAACGTTCAGGATTTTATTAGTTTTAAAGCGTCACTATTGCAACAAGAATCTAAGAACGATCCTATTAAGAGGGCAGAATTGATTAGAGATATGGTAACTAGTATTTCTAAAATCCCGGATGTGATCAAACGAGAAATTTATGTCAAAGAATGTTCTCGAATAATGGATGTTTCTGAAGATGTGTTGTTTGATACTTTGGCACAAATTCGTAATGTTGATGTAAAAGAAGATCGTAAACAGCAAAAACAACACCAGAAGTCACTAGAAGTTGTAAAAACAGAAGCTGTAAAGTCTCCAAAGGTCGATGAACAATATGAACTGGAGCGAAAGATAATAGAGATATTATTACTTTACGGAAACCGTGAAGAAGAGTTTGAAGATCTTGTCTTAAAAGAAAATGATGAAGGAGATCTTGTTTTAGAACCAGAAGTGCATACCACAAAAGTGTTTGAGAAAATATATCTCGATCTCCAGGATGATGAAGTAGAATTTACCAACAATAGTTTTAAAGATATATATGCTGTTTTGATTGAACAATTACATCAAAATGAGGAATTTAAAATCGAAAGCTTCATTAATCATATAGCCCCAGAAATAGCCTCAGAAATTACTGCTATCTTGATGAATGAGGAACGATATACATTGCATAGATGGGTAGATATGGAAATTCATGTAAAACAAAAGGATTTTACGATAGCTCAGTATGTAAGTGATATTATTTTAAATCTACGAAGATTCCTGATTAGTCAAAAAGTAGAAGAGCTCTCACAAGAAGTG